The following are from one region of the bacterium genome:
- a CDS encoding NADH-quinone oxidoreductase subunit J has product MTTFDLMFYVIAGAMLVSAAVMVFGRNIIYNAVGLLFTFIGVGGLYVLLGADFLAATQMLIYVGGILVLLLFGVMLSQKITGLVMRTGTLQVLPAVIVCAGVAAILIRLILSNDWAVTKPPELPATTATLGTLLLSDYLIPFEIVSILLLAALVGAAYIARRESR; this is encoded by the coding sequence ATGACGACTTTTGACCTGATGTTTTATGTGATCGCCGGGGCCATGCTGGTGTCCGCGGCGGTGATGGTGTTCGGCCGGAACATCATCTACAATGCGGTCGGCCTGCTGTTCACGTTCATCGGTGTGGGCGGCCTCTACGTCCTGCTGGGCGCGGATTTTCTGGCCGCCACCCAGATGCTGATTTACGTGGGCGGCATTTTGGTGCTGCTGCTGTTCGGTGTGATGCTGTCGCAAAAAATCACCGGCTTGGTGATGCGCACCGGCACGCTGCAAGTGCTGCCGGCGGTGATCGTGTGCGCCGGCGTGGCCGCCATTCTCATCCGGCTGATCTTGAGCAACGACTGGGCGGTCACCAAACCGCCGGAGCTGCCGGCCACCACCGCCACGCTCGGCACCTTGTTGCTGAGCGATTACCTCATCCCGTTCGAAATCGTTTCGATCCTTCTGCTCGCCGCGCTGGTCGGAGCGGCCTATATTGCTCGCAGGGAGTCACGCTGA
- the nuoK gene encoding NADH-quinone oxidoreductase subunit NuoK, which produces MQVGLSHFLILAALLFALGLVAVITKRNAVTVLMGVELILNAANINFIAFARYLDHDLDGQVIGIFVIIIAAANVAVALAIVLNIYQRMRSVNLDEADSLAG; this is translated from the coding sequence ATGCAGGTCGGACTGTCGCACTTTCTCATCCTGGCGGCGCTCTTGTTCGCCCTGGGTCTGGTCGCGGTGATCACCAAACGTAACGCCGTGACCGTGTTGATGGGCGTCGAATTGATCCTCAATGCCGCCAACATCAATTTCATCGCGTTTGCGCGTTATCTCGATCACGACCTGGACGGCCAGGTGATCGGTATTTTCGTCATCATCATTGCCGCCGCCAATGTCGCCGTGGCTCTGGCCATCGTGCTGAACATCTATCAACGCATGCGCTCCGTCAATCTCGACGAGGCGGATTCGCTCGCCGGTTGA
- the nuoL gene encoding NADH-quinone oxidoreductase subunit L: protein MDTILTQAVIILLLPLAAFTVLIFFGKRLPRQGDWLATGAITISLLLAIVILGRVFGSYDPNFRVAATFNWASLGPVQIKFGLAVDNLTAVMLFVVTLISAVVHLFSIGYMQGDVRYSRYFAYLGLFSFSMLGLVLVDNFFGIYMFWELVGVCSYFLIGHWFEKDSASDAAKKAFLVNRIGDIGMFTGIMIIFAQLGTLNFREVFDGIAQGRLLDPWLTAAGVLVFIGAVGKSAQFPLHVWLPDAMEGPTPVSALIHAATMVAAGVYMVGRVYPVFTEAALLVIAITGTITAFIAATIALAQVDIKRVLAYSTVSQLGYMVAALGVGGYTAGLFHLMTHAYFKALLFLASGSVIHAMHHALHHVQDHHTDPQDMRNMGALRRKMPLTFFTMTVAACAIAGVPLLSGFFSKDAILAAALEKALTSHQAVHMIIFVTLVFCAGLTAFYMFRLIYLTFAGKPAHAEIHAHVHESPSVITIPLLILAFFSVVGGYGSWFSDLIRKPETLNATRALLEGGEGAHAAAAHTAHTVAMYLSIAVAGLGILLATAFYYWKKFSADELANRFKPVYNFIWNKWYFDELYAATVVAGTLLVSRLSAWFDATVVDGLVNGAAKITVWGARLSGWHDNRIIDGAVNGVAAVVGWFGSTLREVQTGRIQTYILMALGAVVLLYVLQLAFA from the coding sequence GTGGATACGATTCTCACACAAGCGGTCATCATCCTGCTGCTGCCGCTCGCTGCTTTCACTGTTCTCATCTTCTTCGGCAAGCGGCTGCCGCGCCAGGGCGACTGGCTCGCTACCGGCGCCATCACCATCAGCCTGTTGCTGGCCATCGTGATTCTGGGCCGGGTTTTCGGCAGCTATGATCCCAACTTCCGCGTCGCGGCCACTTTCAACTGGGCAAGCCTGGGCCCGGTGCAGATCAAGTTCGGGCTGGCCGTCGACAATCTCACCGCGGTGATGTTGTTTGTCGTCACCTTGATCAGCGCCGTGGTGCATCTCTTCTCCATCGGCTACATGCAGGGCGACGTGCGGTACAGCCGCTACTTTGCCTATCTCGGCCTGTTCTCGTTTTCGATGCTCGGCCTGGTGCTGGTGGACAACTTCTTCGGCATCTACATGTTTTGGGAGTTGGTGGGCGTCTGCTCTTATTTTCTCATCGGCCATTGGTTCGAAAAGGATTCGGCCTCCGACGCCGCCAAGAAGGCCTTTCTCGTCAACCGCATCGGTGACATCGGCATGTTCACCGGCATCATGATCATCTTTGCGCAGCTCGGCACGCTGAACTTCCGGGAAGTCTTTGACGGGATTGCGCAAGGCCGTCTGCTCGATCCCTGGCTCACCGCCGCCGGCGTGCTGGTCTTCATCGGCGCGGTGGGAAAATCGGCGCAGTTTCCCCTGCACGTTTGGCTGCCCGATGCCATGGAAGGCCCGACCCCGGTCTCCGCGTTGATTCATGCCGCCACCATGGTCGCCGCCGGTGTCTACATGGTCGGCCGTGTCTATCCCGTGTTCACGGAAGCGGCCCTGCTGGTGATCGCGATTACCGGCACCATTACCGCCTTCATCGCGGCCACGATCGCGCTCGCGCAGGTGGATATCAAGCGGGTGCTGGCCTATTCCACTGTGAGCCAGCTCGGTTACATGGTCGCAGCCCTGGGCGTGGGCGGCTATACCGCGGGTTTGTTTCACTTGATGACCCATGCTTATTTCAAGGCGCTGCTCTTTTTGGCCTCCGGCTCGGTGATTCACGCCATGCACCATGCGCTGCATCACGTGCAGGACCATCACACTGATCCGCAAGATATGCGCAACATGGGCGCGCTGCGCCGCAAGATGCCGCTCACCTTTTTCACCATGACGGTGGCGGCCTGCGCCATTGCCGGTGTGCCGCTGCTCTCCGGCTTTTTCAGCAAAGATGCGATTCTGGCCGCGGCACTGGAGAAGGCGCTAACTTCGCACCAGGCCGTGCACATGATCATTTTCGTGACCCTAGTGTTCTGCGCCGGTCTCACCGCCTTCTACATGTTCCGCTTGATCTACCTCACCTTTGCCGGCAAGCCGGCGCACGCCGAAATCCACGCGCACGTTCATGAGTCGCCCAGCGTCATCACCATTCCGCTGCTCATTCTGGCGTTCTTCTCCGTGGTCGGCGGCTACGGCAGTTGGTTTTCCGATTTGATCCGCAAGCCGGAAACCCTCAACGCGACCCGCGCCCTGCTGGAAGGCGGCGAAGGTGCGCATGCGGCGGCGGCCCACACCGCGCATACCGTGGCCATGTACCTTTCCATTGCCGTGGCGGGCCTCGGCATTCTGCTGGCCACCGCGTTCTACTACTGGAAGAAGTTCTCCGCCGACGAGCTTGCCAACCGCTTCAAACCCGTCTACAATTTCATTTGGAATAAATGGTATTTCGATGAGCTGTATGCCGCCACGGTGGTGGCCGGCACCCTGCTGGTGAGCCGCCTCTCCGCCTGGTTTGATGCCACGGTGGTCGACGGCCTGGTCAACGGCGCCGCCAAAATCACCGTTTGGGGCGCGCGCCTGAGCGGCTGGCACGACAACCGTATCATCGACGGCGCGGTCAACGGCGTCGCCGCGGTGGTGGGCTGGTTCGGCAGCACGCTGCGCGAGGTGCAAACCGGAAGAATTCAAACCTACATCTTGATGGCGCTGGGCGCCGTGGTTTTGCTGTACGTTCTGCAGTTGGCGTTTGCATGA
- a CDS encoding NADH-quinone oxidoreductase subunit M: MIPNILSWMIFLPVIGAAVILAIPRGEKQHTLIRWLAAAFTGGQVLLAILLFMGFDRTTSSMQFVEQAAWIQSYNIWYFIGVDGLSISMVLLTALLSFLCIFASWGIDKAVKGYFVMFLLLDAGMMGVFCALDFFLFYIFWEVMLLPMYFLIGIWGGPRREYAAIKFFLYTLAGSVLMLVAMLVFYFNVKDPVTGGHTFNILAMMDQANHTGLLRDFDVRLLLYAALFIGFAIKVPAVPFHTWLPDAHVEAPTAISVILAGVLLKMGTYGMLRISFPILPDAVKYPPFAYGFATIAVISIVYGALCAMSQKDLKKLVAYSSIGHMGVVMLGMIGLTPLGINGAVLQMFNHGTVTAMLFLLVGVIYDRAHHRDIDGFGGLAQTMPVYTGIVTVAFFANLGLPGLSSFISEAFSFLGAFSSTTFNLRVYTIISVLGIVFVAGYMLWTLQRMFLGKLNPKYADLPEINRRELFTLVPLVVIVIFLGIYPAPMLELLEVSLNSLATTVREAAPMLMGMN, from the coding sequence ATGATTCCTAACATTCTCAGTTGGATGATCTTTTTGCCGGTGATCGGCGCCGCGGTGATATTGGCCATCCCCCGCGGGGAAAAGCAGCACACCTTGATCCGATGGCTGGCGGCCGCCTTTACCGGCGGCCAGGTGCTGCTCGCCATCCTGTTGTTCATGGGATTCGACCGCACCACCTCCAGCATGCAGTTCGTCGAGCAAGCAGCCTGGATCCAATCCTACAACATTTGGTATTTCATCGGCGTGGACGGCCTCTCGATCAGCATGGTGTTGCTCACCGCCCTGCTGTCCTTCCTCTGCATCTTTGCCTCGTGGGGCATCGACAAGGCGGTGAAGGGCTACTTCGTCATGTTCTTGCTGCTCGACGCCGGCATGATGGGCGTGTTTTGCGCGCTCGATTTCTTCCTCTTCTACATTTTCTGGGAAGTGATGCTGCTGCCGATGTACTTCCTCATCGGCATCTGGGGCGGCCCGCGGCGCGAATATGCCGCCATCAAGTTCTTCCTCTACACGCTGGCCGGCTCGGTGCTCATGCTGGTCGCCATGCTGGTTTTCTATTTCAATGTGAAAGATCCGGTCACCGGCGGCCACACCTTCAACATCCTGGCGATGATGGATCAAGCCAATCACACCGGCTTGTTGCGGGATTTCGACGTGCGGTTGCTGCTCTATGCCGCGCTGTTCATCGGCTTCGCCATCAAAGTACCGGCCGTGCCGTTCCACACCTGGTTGCCCGATGCCCACGTCGAGGCGCCCACTGCCATCAGTGTGATTCTGGCGGGCGTCTTGTTGAAGATGGGAACCTACGGCATGTTGCGTATCAGCTTTCCGATCCTGCCGGACGCGGTGAAGTATCCGCCTTTTGCCTACGGCTTTGCCACCATCGCGGTGATCAGCATCGTCTACGGCGCGCTCTGCGCCATGTCGCAGAAAGATTTGAAGAAGCTGGTGGCCTATTCATCCATTGGCCACATGGGCGTGGTCATGCTCGGCATGATCGGCTTGACGCCACTGGGCATCAACGGCGCGGTGTTGCAGATGTTCAATCACGGCACCGTCACCGCCATGCTCTTCCTCCTGGTGGGCGTGATCTATGACCGCGCTCACCATCGTGACATCGACGGCTTCGGCGGTCTGGCACAGACGATGCCGGTCTACACCGGCATCGTCACCGTGGCCTTCTTTGCCAACCTCGGGCTGCCGGGCTTATCGAGCTTCATCAGCGAGGCGTTCAGTTTTCTCGGTGCCTTCAGCTCCACCACGTTCAATCTGCGCGTTTATACCATCATTTCGGTGCTCGGCATCGTGTTCGTCGCGGGCTACATGTTGTGGACGCTGCAGCGCATGTTCCTCGGCAAGCTCAATCCCAAGTATGCGGATCTGCCTGAAATCAACCGGCGCGAGCTGTTCACGCTGGTGCCGCTGGTCGTGATCGTGATCTTTCTCGGCATTTATCCCGCGCCCATGCTGGAACTGCTGGAAGTCTCGCTCAACAGCCTGGCTACCACCGTGCGCGAAGCCGCCCCGATGTTGATGGGGATGAACTAG
- a CDS encoding NADH-quinone oxidoreductase subunit N — MPDFVARLQDNLASLGHFLPEFVLIGLLLALMIVDMFLKREQTPWLGLLTLAGGLLCLLVLLLQSDDPGRGLFNNMMAVDRFATFFKLIFLGSMIMTVLLSYSSLELAGRSVGEYFILVTATTLGMFWMASATNLLTIFIAIETVSLSSFALATYLKSVKRSSEAGLKYAIYGAFSSGLMLYGLSLIYGLTGSLNIYDISHLLATNSPNPLTLFVAFLLILAGFGYKIASVPFHFWAPDVYEGAPTPITAFLSVGPKAAGFALLIRFVTVGLSTSGGEGWSAIAGLNWQQLLAVISAATMTLGNLVAIVQNNIKRLLAYSSIAHAGYALMGVVLLTQNGINATMFYLVAYYLMNLGAFLVVIIVQELIGSERLQDYRGLGYRAPVVAVCMTVFLFSLTGLPVTIGFVGKFYLLAAVLQGDSQFFWLAVVAIINTVISLYYYARIFKAMYLETPAAPVTERLAVSWPAMALLAILAVPTLVLGIAFGPLYDLTKASVKFFAGI; from the coding sequence ATGCCAGATTTCGTCGCGCGTTTGCAGGACAACCTCGCCAGCCTGGGCCATTTTCTGCCCGAGTTCGTGCTGATCGGCCTGCTGCTGGCCTTGATGATCGTCGACATGTTCCTCAAGCGGGAGCAAACGCCCTGGCTGGGCTTGCTCACCCTCGCCGGCGGGCTGCTGTGCCTGCTCGTCCTGCTGCTGCAGAGCGATGACCCCGGCCGCGGCCTGTTCAACAACATGATGGCGGTCGACCGGTTTGCCACATTCTTCAAGCTGATTTTTCTCGGCAGCATGATCATGACCGTGCTGCTGTCCTACTCCTCGCTGGAACTGGCCGGCCGCAGCGTCGGAGAGTATTTCATTCTGGTGACCGCCACCACGCTGGGCATGTTTTGGATGGCCTCCGCCACCAATCTGCTCACCATCTTCATTGCCATCGAAACCGTGAGTCTCAGCTCCTTCGCGCTGGCGACCTATTTGAAATCCGTCAAGCGCTCGAGCGAAGCCGGCCTGAAGTACGCGATTTACGGCGCATTCTCCTCCGGGTTGATGCTCTACGGGCTGTCACTGATCTACGGCCTGACCGGCTCGCTCAACATCTACGATATCTCCCACTTGCTCGCGACCAACTCGCCCAATCCGCTCACGTTGTTCGTGGCATTTCTGCTGATTCTCGCGGGCTTCGGCTACAAGATTGCTTCGGTGCCGTTCCACTTCTGGGCGCCGGATGTGTATGAAGGCGCGCCCACGCCCATTACCGCCTTTCTCAGCGTGGGCCCGAAAGCCGCGGGTTTCGCGCTGTTGATTCGCTTCGTCACCGTCGGCCTGTCCACTTCCGGCGGCGAGGGCTGGTCCGCGATCGCCGGCTTGAATTGGCAGCAACTGCTGGCGGTGATTTCCGCCGCCACCATGACGCTGGGCAATCTCGTGGCCATCGTGCAAAACAACATCAAGCGCCTGCTGGCCTACTCCAGCATTGCGCATGCCGGCTATGCCCTGATGGGCGTGGTGTTGCTGACGCAAAACGGGATCAACGCCACGATGTTCTATCTGGTGGCGTACTATCTGATGAATCTCGGCGCGTTCCTCGTGGTCATCATCGTGCAGGAATTGATCGGCAGCGAACGGCTGCAGGATTACCGCGGCTTGGGGTATCGCGCGCCCGTGGTCGCAGTTTGCATGACCGTCTTTCTCTTTTCGCTCACCGGCCTGCCGGTTACCATCGGCTTCGTCGGCAAGTTCTATTTGCTGGCCGCCGTGCTGCAGGGCGATTCACAGTTCTTCTGGCTGGCGGTGGTGGCGATCATCAACACCGTCATTTCGCTGTATTACTATGCGCGCATTTTCAAAGCCATGTATCTGGAAACGCCGGCCGCGCCGGTGACGGAACGGTTGGCGGTTTCCTGGCCGGCGATGGCGCTGCTGGCCATTCTGGCCGTGCCGACGCTCGTGCTGGGCATCGCGTTTGGGCCGCTCTACGATCTCACCAAAGCTTCGGTGAAGTTTTTCGCGGGCATTTGA
- a CDS encoding peptidylprolyl isomerase, producing MKKFVSGVLVGVVISLAAIVLGQESFFKGKVVFVKVAQENLRKAPGGEVLGSLTRGTPMQILAVEDKWLQVATAGYIWRESVTGDEKLSRGEQPYRAAMILVKTETEAFDLLKQIQAGADFQKLATEKSLGPNAARGGDLGDAFKGDFTPAFEQVILALKVGDVSQPIKTDQGYCLFKRLK from the coding sequence ATGAAGAAGTTCGTCAGCGGAGTATTGGTCGGTGTCGTGATCAGCCTGGCTGCCATTGTCCTCGGCCAGGAGAGTTTTTTCAAAGGCAAGGTAGTGTTCGTCAAAGTGGCGCAGGAGAATCTGCGCAAGGCGCCGGGCGGCGAAGTGTTGGGGTCGCTCACGCGGGGCACGCCCATGCAAATCCTGGCGGTGGAAGACAAATGGCTGCAGGTGGCGACCGCCGGGTACATTTGGCGGGAATCGGTGACCGGCGATGAAAAGCTGAGCCGCGGGGAACAGCCGTATCGCGCCGCGATGATCCTGGTGAAAACCGAGACCGAAGCGTTCGATCTGCTCAAGCAGATCCAGGCGGGCGCGGATTTCCAGAAGCTGGCCACCGAAAAGTCGCTCGGGCCAAACGCGGCGCGCGGCGGTGACCTCGGCGACGCATTCAAAGGCGATTTCACGCCGGCGTTTGAGCAGGTGATTCTCGCGCTCAAAGTGGGCGACGTCAGCCAGCCGATCAAAACCGATCAAGGTTACTGCCTGTTCAAGCGATTGAAGTAG
- a CDS encoding type II toxin-antitoxin system HicA family toxin, with product MNRQHQKTLKEIFKTPIPSSLEWRRIETLFVALGARVIEGSGARVRFELHNVIATFHRPHPRKEAKPYQVRDARRFLEQLGIKP from the coding sequence ATGAACAGACAGCATCAGAAAACCTTGAAGGAAATCTTCAAGACACCGATTCCCTCCAGCTTGGAATGGAGGCGAATTGAGACTCTTTTCGTTGCTCTTGGAGCTCGCGTCATCGAAGGAAGTGGCGCAAGGGTGCGCTTTGAATTGCATAATGTCATTGCGACCTTCCATCGGCCGCATCCTCGCAAAGAAGCGAAGCCGTACCAAGTACGTGATGCACGACGTTTTTTAGAACAACTGGGAATCAAGCCATGA
- a CDS encoding type II toxin-antitoxin system HicB family antitoxin, whose protein sequence is MKTMTYKGYAARIEYSDEDGCFVGHIAGINDIVGFHGESVAKLRAAFKEAVDDYLNTCEELKRPPQKPYSGKLMLRIPPEVHAAVAMAAEVRGKSINQWAAETLAHAANQ, encoded by the coding sequence ATGAAAACAATGACGTACAAAGGATATGCTGCCCGAATCGAGTATAGTGATGAAGATGGTTGCTTTGTCGGCCATATTGCCGGTATCAACGATATTGTGGGATTTCACGGCGAGTCAGTGGCAAAATTGCGAGCAGCTTTCAAGGAAGCCGTTGACGACTATCTCAATACTTGCGAAGAACTGAAACGTCCTCCTCAGAAACCGTATTCCGGAAAACTCATGTTACGGATTCCCCCCGAAGTTCACGCTGCCGTGGCAATGGCGGCGGAAGTCAGAGGCAAAAGCATCAACCAATGGGCTGCCGAGACATTAGCCCACGCAGCAAATCAGTAG
- a CDS encoding TetR family transcriptional regulator, which produces MKILANAPKPSNGRTGRKLDKRARILKAAAKTFARKGFYNSKISEIAHQAGIADGTIYLYFKSKDDILITLFDESMESILQEFSRRLAECRDPAEKIRSFIHLHFELVRTNPDLAAVMQLELRQSNQFIKQYAGTRISDYLNLIGDIIDEGQASGIFRRDVLPGVFKRALFGALDEMSTLWVLSRTKKYDLQQSAEQIGTLFLAGMLAHPH; this is translated from the coding sequence ATGAAAATACTTGCCAACGCGCCGAAACCCAGCAACGGACGTACGGGCCGCAAGCTGGACAAGCGGGCCCGCATCCTGAAAGCGGCAGCCAAGACCTTCGCCCGCAAAGGCTTCTACAACAGCAAAATTTCGGAAATCGCCCATCAGGCCGGCATTGCCGACGGCACCATCTATCTCTACTTCAAAAGCAAGGATGACATCCTCATCACGCTCTTCGATGAGAGCATGGAAAGCATCCTGCAGGAGTTCAGCCGGCGCCTGGCCGAATGCCGTGACCCCGCCGAGAAGATTCGCTCGTTCATCCATCTGCACTTCGAGCTGGTGCGTACCAATCCCGACCTGGCGGCGGTGATGCAACTGGAGCTGCGCCAGTCCAACCAGTTCATTAAGCAGTATGCCGGCACGCGCATCAGCGATTACCTCAACCTGATCGGCGACATCATTGACGAGGGCCAGGCCAGCGGCATCTTCCGGCGGGATGTTCTGCCGGGCGTGTTCAAACGCGCGCTGTTCGGCGCGCTCGACGAAATGAGCACGCTCTGGGTGCTCTCCCGCACGAAAAAATACGATCTGCAGCAATCCGCCGAGCAAATCGGCACGTTGTTTCTGGCGGGCATGCTGGCGCATCCGCATTGA
- a CDS encoding thiolase family protein: protein MRDVVIVEGIRTPYVKAGTDFKSLPAQELGRLVVREVLERSGIDPEIIDEVVIGNIAQPPEATNIARVIALKSGIPRRVPAFTVARNCASGMEAIAQAHLKIAAGMAEVIVAGGVESMSNIPILYPPEYAEVLAEAARAKSMGQRLSAFSHMRPKHFKPIIGLQVGLTDPVCNLNMGETAEVLAKEFHLTREEQDRFALMSHQRATWATDSGKLREEILPVMPLPRYSAVVDEDNGIRKNQTMEALAKLKPVFDREYGSVTAGNASQITDGAAAVLVMSADKARSLGLPIMGRLRGYAFAGVDPAHMGLGPAAATPLALKHAGVSFKDIQLLELNEAFAAQVMANEMVFRDRALAQRWLGRDEPIGEINRDILNVNGGAIALGHPVGSSGTRLVLTLLKEMGRRQLSLGLATLCIGGGQGGAMVLERV, encoded by the coding sequence ATGCGCGACGTCGTCATTGTCGAAGGCATTCGCACGCCTTACGTGAAAGCAGGCACCGACTTCAAAAGTCTGCCGGCGCAGGAATTGGGTCGCCTCGTGGTGCGCGAGGTGCTCGAGCGCAGCGGCATTGATCCCGAGATCATCGATGAAGTGGTGATCGGCAACATCGCCCAGCCGCCGGAAGCCACCAACATTGCCCGCGTGATCGCGCTGAAAAGCGGCATCCCGCGGCGGGTGCCCGCCTTCACGGTGGCGCGCAACTGCGCCTCGGGCATGGAGGCCATTGCCCAGGCCCACCTCAAGATCGCAGCCGGCATGGCGGAAGTCATCGTTGCCGGTGGCGTGGAATCGATGAGCAACATTCCGATTCTCTATCCGCCGGAATATGCCGAGGTGCTCGCCGAGGCCGCCCGGGCGAAATCCATGGGCCAGCGGCTGAGCGCCTTTTCCCACATGCGGCCCAAGCATTTCAAACCGATCATCGGGCTGCAGGTGGGCTTGACCGATCCGGTGTGCAATCTCAACATGGGCGAAACCGCGGAGGTGCTGGCGAAGGAATTTCACCTTACCCGCGAAGAGCAGGATCGCTTCGCGCTCATGAGCCACCAGCGCGCCACGTGGGCGACCGATTCCGGCAAGCTGCGCGAGGAAATTCTGCCAGTCATGCCGCTGCCCCGCTACAGCGCTGTGGTCGATGAAGACAACGGCATCCGCAAGAATCAGACGATGGAAGCGTTGGCCAAGCTCAAGCCGGTGTTTGATCGCGAATATGGCAGCGTGACGGCGGGCAACGCCAGCCAGATCACCGACGGCGCGGCGGCGGTGCTGGTGATGTCCGCGGACAAGGCGCGCAGCCTGGGGCTGCCGATCATGGGCCGCCTGCGTGGCTATGCTTTTGCGGGCGTCGATCCCGCGCACATGGGTTTGGGGCCGGCCGCGGCAACGCCGCTGGCGCTGAAGCACGCCGGCGTTTCCTTCAAAGACATTCAACTGCTCGAGCTCAATGAAGCCTTTGCCGCGCAAGTGATGGCCAATGAGATGGTCTTCCGCGACCGCGCGCTGGCGCAGCGCTGGCTCGGCCGTGATGAGCCGATCGGCGAAATCAACCGTGACATTCTCAACGTGAACGGCGGCGCCATTGCGCTCGGCCATCCGGTGGGCAGTTCGGGCACACGCTTGGTGTTGACGCTGCTGAAAGAAATGGGTCGGCGCCAGCTCAGCCTCGGCTTGGCCACGCTCTGCATCGGCGGCGGCCAGGGCGGCGCGATGGTGCTGGAACGAGTGTGA